A window of Candidatus Avedoeria danica genomic DNA:
CTTGGAAGGATTACAAGGCCTTCATCGCCGATCTAAAGACGGTCTACCGAGCTCCAACTCGGGACGAAGCAGAGCGCCAACTCTTACGCCTCGAAGAGGTCTGGGGCAAGCGCTATCCCGCAGCCGTGCGCTCTTGGCTCACCCATTGGGACGACCTGGCCACCTTCTTCGACTTCCCGGCCGAGATCCGCAAACTCATCTACACGACCAACCGCATCGAGGCGTACAATCGCCAACTGCGAAAGGTGATCAAGACCAAAGGCTCCTTCCCGACCGCCGATGCCGCCAAGAAGCTCCTCTACCTGGCCCACGTGAACATCTCCAAACGCTGGACTGGAGCCATCCAAGGCTGGCCTCTCGTCCTCAATCAGCTCGCCATCCGCTTCGATGACCGCCTTCCCCTCTGACCTGTAGCCGGCTGGTTACACAAGATTCCGAATGCTCCCTGGACGCTCAATCCGCCTCCTCCCCCCCCCCTTCCGACGCCACCCGCACCCCCCGCTCATCCCGCACCCAACCGTCGCCTCCCGACGCTCCACCCGCCCCCAGCGCGCTCGTCGCTCCCGCCCCGCCCGGCATCGACGCCGTCCCCGATCCGATGGCCGAGACAGATCCGATTGCCGCACCGTCCCGATCCACGCCATGTGCGTGCTGGGCGTGCCCATCCCCCCCCCCCTCCGGCCGAAAGTAGATAATCTGCTTCCAACACCGATTCACCTTATCCCCAAACACCAACACCAGATCATCCCTCTCCGCCATCCCCAACGCCCTCTCCACCGCCTCCGCCTCGTCGATCACAATCTCCACATCCTCCGCCTTCACCACCCCCCCCACCAATCCGGCGCCCATCCGCCGCCGCCCCCCCTGCCCCAGCAGCCACCAACCCCTCCATCAACATCCGCGGCACCTCGTCCACCCCCCGCCCCCGCGGATTGTCATCCCGCCGGCAGATGTAGTGATCGAAGTGCCCCGCACAGATCCCCGCGATCTCCCGGATGTCCTCGTCCCGCCGGTCTCCCGGCGCCGCCAGCACCACGATCCGCTTCCCTTTCGGCTCCAGCCGCTCCACCAGATCGACCATCGCCTGCACCGCCGCCGGGTTGTGGCCGTAGTCCAGGATCACGCGGAACGGGTGCTCGTTGAAGACGTTCAGGCGGCCCGGCGTTTGGAAGTAGCTCGTGTCGAACGTCCGCAGACCGTGCCGGATGTCGTCCGCCTTGAAGCCCAGCGAGTGCGCCACGGCCGCCGCGAACATCGCGTTCTGGACGTTGTGCAGTGCGCGGCCTTCCATCGTCGCGGGGATCAGGTGGGTCCAGAGCAGCGGCAGGTGGGTCGGGCCGTCGTAGAGCGTGACCATCTGGCCGTTCATGCCCTCCTCGAGGACGAGCGCCTTCCCGCCGGCGCGGATGTGCTCGCGGACGAGCGCGTGGCGGTGGTCCATCGTCACGTAGATCACGGTCTTCGCGGTCGTGTGCTCGGCCATCTTCAGGCACTCGGGATCGTCCGCGTTCAGCACGGCGGCGTCCTTGGCCACTTCCACCACGACGCGCTTCACCTTGGCCAGCTGCTGGAGCGTGTCGATGCCCTTCAGGCCGAGGTGGTCCGCCTGGACGTTCAACACGGCGCCGACGTTGCAGCGCTTGTAGCCCATCCCGGCGCGCAGAAGCCCGCCGCGCGCGGTTTCGAGCACCGCGATGCTAACGGCCGGGTCGCGCAGGATCATCCGCGCCGCCTGCGGGCCCGTCATGTCGCCCGCCACGGTCAGCTTGCCGTCGATGTAGACGCCGTCCGTCGTCGCCAACCCCACCACGTGCCCGCTCATCTTGGCGATATGGGCGATCATCCGCGACGTCGTCGTCTTGCCGTTCGTGCCGGTGACGGCCGCGATCGGGATGCGCGACGGCGACCCCGGCGGGAAGAGCATGTCCATCACCGGCCCGGCCGCGTCGCGCGGCGTGCCCTCGCTGGGCGAGACGTGCATCCGGAAGCCGGGAGCGGCGTTCACCTCGCAGATCGCCCCGCCGGACTCGGCGTACGAGCGGCTGATGTCGTCGCACAGGAAGTCCACGCCCGCCACGTCCAGCCCGATCGCCCGCGCCGCCCGCACCGCCATCTCGCGGTTGTCGGGGTGGACGATGTCCGTCACGTCGACCGCGGTGCCGCCCGTGGACAGGTTGCCCGTCGAGCGCAGGTAGACCACCTCGCCCGTCGCCGGCACGGTGTCCTTGGTGTAGCCCTTCTGCGCCAGCAGCCGCTCGGCCTGGTGGTCGAACTCGAGCCGCGTCAGTACCTTCTCGTGCCCGATCCCGCGCCGCGGGTCCTCGTTGGTAAGATCGACGAGCTCGCCCACCGTCCGCATCCCGTCGCCCACCACGTGCCCCGGCACGCGCTTGCTGGCGGCGATCAGCTCGCCGTGGATCACGAGCAGCCGGTGATCGAACCCCGTCACGAACTTCTCGACGACGACCGTGTTCGCGTGATCGCTCGCGTGCGTGAACGCCGCCGCCACATCATCGCCCGTCACGAGGTGGATGGACACCCCCCGGCCGTGGTTCGCGTTGAGCGGCTTCGACGACCGGGTACCCGATCCGCTCCGCCGCCCGCACGGGCCTCCTCGGCGTCGTACACCAACCGCTGCTCCGGCACGGGCAGGCCCAGGTCGCGCAGGATCCGGTTCGTCTCCTCCTTGTCGCTCGCGATCTCGACGGCGATGTGCCGCGTCTCGCTCGTCACGGTGGCCTGGACGCGCTTCTGGAACTTCCCGTGCCCGAGCTGGATCAAGCTGAACCGGTTCAGCCGCAGCCAAGGCACGTCCCGCTCCTCGGCCGCCTTCACGAGGCTGGCCGTGCTCGGCCCGAGCGCCCGCCGCTGCGCGAAGCGGATGAACTCGTCGCGCGCCTCGGCGAAGCTGTACGCCGCGACGCCCGCCGCACCCCGCGCCCCCGTCGTTCCTCCCCCCGCGCCTCCTCGGGCCGCAGCGCCTCCGGCAGCAGCCGGTGGATGAACTCGAGCCCCACCCGCCCCGCCTCGACGCCCACGTCCTCCTGCTCGTACTGATAGATGACGTCGTACTGCCCCTCGACGCCATTTCCCCGCGTCTTCCCGAACGTCACGTCCGCGCCCG
This region includes:
- a CDS encoding IS256 family transposase, with amino-acid sequence MLRRENNRVETVVVYIVFAIDTEGHRDVLGHWVSDGAEGANFWLSVLTDLQSRGVEDILIASIDGLVGFDEAIRAIFPKVCLQRCVIHQIRASLRYVTWKDYKAFIADLKTVYRAPTRDEAERQLLRLEEVWGKRYPAAVRSWLTHWDDLATFFDFPAEIRKLIYTTNRIEAYNRQLRKVIKTKGSFPTADAAKKLLYLAHVNISKRWTGAIQGWPLVLNQLAIRFDDRLPL